A genomic segment from Perca flavescens isolate YP-PL-M2 chromosome 13, PFLA_1.0, whole genome shotgun sequence encodes:
- the LOC114566450 gene encoding histone H2B translates to MPAEATVKAPKKGSKKAVTKTAAKGGKKRRKSRKESYAIYVYKVLKQVHPDTGISSKAMGIMNSFVSDIFERIAGEASRLAHYNKRSTITSREIQTAVRLLLPGELAKHAVSEGTKAVTKYTSSK, encoded by the coding sequence ATGCCAGCAGAAGCCACCGTGAAAGCGCCCAAGAAGGGCTCTAAGAAAGCCGTGACTAAGACCGCCGCCAAGGGTGGCAAGAAGAGGCGAaagagcaggaaggagagctacGCCATCTACGTGTACAAGGTGCTGAAGCAGGTCCACCCCGATACCGGCATCTCCTCCAAGGCCATGGGCATCATGAACTCGTTTGTGAGTGACATCTTTGAGCGCATCGCCGGTGAGGCGTCCCGTCTGGCTCACTACAACAAGCGCTCCACCATCACTTCCCGCGAGATCCAGACCGCCGTGAGGCTGCTGCTGCCCGGGGAGCTGGCCAAGCACGCAGTGTCTGAGGGCACCAAGGCCGTCACCAAGTACACCAGCTCCAAGTAA
- the LOC114566432 gene encoding arachidonate 15-lipoxygenase B, giving the protein MANYEVTVSTGNLAYAATFNNVFVKLVGTDGESKRTWLKEALLPFTSGTLISCPVSIGKLVLIELDKQCLPLFPEDGWFPAKVQVKSPEGATYNFPIYRWITDSKVHLFREGTALRVFEDNNSRGRSSRQVELDQREKDYCWDVYAKGMPHCMKAKDAHSLPCEVRFSFTKDTEFRYTAASGLTELQLKGLADRKENWTNIDDINRVFCCKRTDLSDYVQEHWKEDAFFAYQYLNGLNPMLIRRCSSLPHNFPVTDDMVFRHGQGSLRNEMENGNIFLCDYKLLDGVKANTINGKKQYLMAPLILLHKTPDDKLMPIAIQLKQTPADDNPIFFPTDSEYDWLMAKIFVRSADFSAHELNVHLLRTHLLAEVFTVSLLRNVPMVHPLYKLLIPHTRYTLQINYLARSLLISETGVFTQFAAPGGEGVMTILERSLSSMTYSSLCIPEDIAERGVEALPNFYYRDDGLKLWDIIQRFVQGVLSFYYKNDAEVQKDSELQKWISDIFEHGFLSQTGTGIPQSFTTVAELVKFVTMVTFTCSGQHSAVNNGQYDYDAWMPNAPISLQLPPPTTKGKTSEATMLQTFPDVNTTVQGMATMWLLSKQSSDFVPLGQYPEDHFSEEIPCKLIKAFQGELEVLSADIKARNERLEVPYTYMDPKKLENSVAI; this is encoded by the exons ATGGCGAATTATGAAGTGACCGTATCCACCGGCAATCTCGCCTATGCCGCCACTTTTAACAATGTCTTCGTTAAGCTGGTGGGCACAGATGGGGAGAGCAAACGCACATGGCTCAAAGAAGCTTTACTACCCTTCACCAGTGGAACA TTGATATCCTGCCCTGTCTCCATTGGAAAGCTGGTCCTGATAGAGCTGGACAAACAGTGTCTCCCACTGTTCCCTGAAGATGGTTGGTTCCCCGCCAAGGTGCAAGTGAAATCTCCTGAGGGAGCTACCTACAACTTTCCCATCTACCGCTGGATCACTGACAGCAAGGTGCACCTCTTCCGAGAGGGAACAG CGCTGAGAGTCTTCGAGGACAACAATTCTCGTGGCAGGTCCAGTCGGCAGGTGGAACTGGATCAAAGAGAGAAGGACTATTG CTGGGATGTGTATGCGAAGGGAATGCCCCACTGCATGAAGGCAAAGGACGCTCATTCTTTGCCTTGTGAGGTCCGCTTCTCCTTTACTAAGGACACGGAGTTTCGCTACACTGCAGCCAGCGG GTTGACTGAACTGCAACTTAAGGGTCTGGCTGATAGGAAGGAGAACTGGACAAACATTGATGATATCAATCGGGTGTTTTGCTGCAAACGGACTGACCTATCAG ACTACGTCCAGGAACATTGGAAGGAGGATGCATTTTTTGCCTACCAGTATCTAAATGGTCTCAACCCCATGTTGATCAGACGTTGCTCATCTCTGCCCCATAACTTTCCTGTCACTGACGACATGGTCTTCCGTCATGGTCAGGGTAGCTTGAGAAATGAAATGGAG AACGGCAACATATTCCTGTGTGACTACAAGCTTTTGGATGGAGTGAAAGCAAACACCATCAATGGGAAGAAGCAGTACTTGATGGCTCCCCTCATCCTACTCCACAAAACACCTGATGATAAACTGATGCCAATTGCTATTCAG CTGAAGCAGACTCCAGCAGATGACAACCCCATCTTCTTTCCTACCGATTCTGAGTACGACTGGTTGATGGCCAAGATTTTTGTGAGAAGTGCAGATTTCAGTGCACATGAACTCAATGTTCACCTGCTGCGCACTCATCTGCTGGCTGAGGTGTTTACAGTGTCACTGCTGCGTAATGTGCCAATGGTGCATCCACTGTACAAG CTCCTTATACCCCACACTCGCTACACTCTGCAGATCAACTACTTAGCTCGAAGTCTTCTAATATCTGAGACTGGAGTTTTTACACAG TTTGCAGCTCCTGGTGGAGAGGGTGTGATGACAATCCTGGAGAGATCACTGTCCTCAATGACTTACAGCTCCCTCTGCATACCAGAGGACATTGCTGAGCGTGGTGTGGAGGCTCTGCCGAACTTCTACTACAGGGATGATGGGCTCAAGCTTTGGGATATCATTCAAAG GTTTGTGCAGGGAGTGCTCAGCTTCTACTACAAGAATGATGCTGAGGTCCAGAAAGACTCTGAACTGCAGAAGTGgatttcagacatttttgaaCATGGATTTCTTTCCCAAACAGGCACAG GAATTCCACAGAGCTTTACCACCGTGGCTGAGTTGGTCAAGTTTGTCACCATGGTGACCTTCACTTGCTCAGGACAGCACTCGGCTGTGAATAATGGACAG TATGACTATGATGCCTGGATGCCCAACGCTCCAATCTCTCTGCAACTTCCTCCACCAACCACAAAGGGGAAAACAAGCGAGGCCACAATGCTGCAGACATTCCCTGACGTCAACACAACAGTTCAGGGAATGGCCACCATGTGGCTACTCAGCAAGCAGTCATCTGACTTC GTCCCTCTTGGCCAATACCCAGAGGACCATTTCAGTGAGGAGATTCCCTGCAAGCTGATAAAGGCTTTTCAAGGAGAGCTTGAAGTGTTAAGTGCGGACATCAAAGCCAGAAACGAGCGGCTGGAGGTCCCATACACATACATGGATCCCAAAAAGCTAGAAAACAGCGTGGCAATTTAA
- the LOC114566444 gene encoding hydroperoxide isomerase ALOXE3: MVIFTCSGQHSAVNSGQYDYDAWMPNTPISLQLPPPTTKGKTSEATMLQTFPDINATVQGMATMWLLSKQSSDFVPLGKYPEDHFSEKIPCKLIKAFQGDLEVLSADIKARNERLEVPYTYMDPKKLENSVAI, from the exons ATGGTGATCTTCACTTGCTCAGGACAGCACTCAGCTGTGAATAGTGGACAG TATGACTATGATGCCTGGATGCCCAACACTCCCATCTCTCTGCAACTTCCTCCACCAACCACAAAGGGGAAAACCAGCGAGGCCACGATGCTGCAGACATTCCCTGACATCAACGCAACAGTTCAGGGAATGGCCACCATGTGGCTACTCAGCAAGCAGTCGTCTGACTTC GTCCCTCTTGGCAAATACCCAGAGGACCATTTCAGTGAGAAGATTCCCTGCAAGCTGATAAAGGCTTTTCAAGGAGATCTTGAAGTGTTAAGTGCGGACATCAAAGCCAGAAACGAGAGGCTGGAGGTCCCATACACATACATGGATCCCAAAAAGCTAGAAAACAGCGTGGCCATTTAA
- the LOC114566459 gene encoding histone H4, giving the protein MSGRGKGGKGLGKGGAKRHRKVLRDNIQGITKPAIRRLARRGGVKRISGLIYEETRGVLKVFLENVIRDAVTYTEHAKRKTVTAMDVVYALKRQGRTLYGFGG; this is encoded by the coding sequence ATGTCAGGAAGAGGAAAAGGCGGGAAGGGACTCGGTAAAGGAGGCGCCAAGCGTCACCGTAAAGTGCTCCGTGATAACATCCAGGGCATCACCAAGCCCGCCATCCGCCGTCTGGCTCGCCGCGGCGGAGTGAAGCGTATCTCCGGTCTGATCTACGAGGAGACCCGCGGTGTGCTCAAGGTGTTCCTGGAGAACGTCATCCGTGACGCCGTCACGTACACCGAGCACGCCAAGAGGAAGACTGTGACCGCCATGGATGTGGTGTACGCTCTGAAGAGACAGGGCCGCACCCTGTACGGCTTCGGAGGCTAA
- the LOC114566451 gene encoding histone H2B, translating to MPAEATVKAPKKGSKKAVTKTAAKGGKKRRKSRKESYAIYVYKVLKQVHPDTGISSKAMGIMNSFVSDIFERIAGEASRLAHYNKRSTITSREIQTAVRLLLPGELAKHAVSEGTKAVTKYTSSK from the coding sequence ATGCCAGCAGAAGCCACCGTGAAAGCGCCCAAGAAGGGCTCTAAGAAAGCCGTGACTAAGACCGCCGCCAAGGGTGGCAAGAAGAGGCGAaagagcaggaaggagagctacGCCATCTACGTGTACAAGGTGCTGAAGCAGGTCCACCCCGACACCGGCATCTCCTCCAAGGCCATGGGCATCATGAACTCGTTTGTGAGTGACATCTTTGAGCGCATCGCCGGCGAGGCGTCCCGTCTGGCCCACTACAACAAGCGCTCCACCATCACTTCCCGTGAGATCCAGACCGCCGTGAGGCTCCTGCTGCCCGGGGAGCTGGCCAAGCACGCCGTGTCTGAAGGCACCAAGGCCGTCACCAAGTACACCAGCTCAAAGTAA